In one Flavobacteriales bacterium genomic region, the following are encoded:
- a CDS encoding Gfo/Idh/MocA family oxidoreductase — MTSIRVLIVGAGNIGSRHLQALALFEKQLYIEVVEPNETNMLGAIAKYHKIENPKGITHDIKLSRSIPNEQSLWNLAIIATRSNVRSFLIKDLLEKQNIKHLLLEKVLFSKELEYSEIGTLLEEKGVKTWVNCSRRIYPEYKKLKSILNKSKPTELTVEGVDWGMASNSIHFIDLFAFLFETQNITMENCELHDQDVENDFILFFGNLSGKSGPHKLSLNCEDGEEHNVGIDIVTEDTIIAIDETKGRIIISEEKDNWKPIESNFSIPLQSQLTNVILKDLLDSNHCGLTTYKESSALHLAFLEGLNFSLNDKNYYF, encoded by the coding sequence GTGACAAGCATAAGAGTACTAATTGTCGGTGCCGGTAATATTGGTTCAAGACATTTACAAGCGTTAGCATTATTCGAGAAGCAGCTTTATATAGAAGTAGTAGAGCCTAACGAAACAAATATGCTAGGCGCAATTGCCAAATACCATAAAATAGAGAACCCAAAAGGCATAACACACGATATTAAACTTTCCCGAAGCATTCCAAATGAGCAAAGTTTATGGAATTTAGCAATAATCGCTACTCGATCCAACGTTCGATCCTTCTTAATTAAGGACCTTTTAGAAAAGCAAAACATAAAGCACCTCCTTTTAGAAAAAGTACTTTTCAGTAAAGAGTTAGAGTATTCTGAAATTGGAACGTTACTAGAAGAAAAAGGTGTAAAAACCTGGGTTAATTGCTCAAGAAGAATATACCCTGAATACAAAAAACTAAAATCAATCTTAAACAAGTCGAAACCCACAGAGTTAACTGTTGAAGGAGTTGATTGGGGAATGGCATCTAACAGCATCCATTTTATTGATCTATTTGCATTTCTTTTTGAAACGCAAAATATTACGATGGAGAACTGTGAATTACATGACCAGGATGTTGAAAATGATTTCATCTTGTTTTTCGGAAACCTATCTGGTAAATCGGGACCACATAAATTATCCCTAAACTGTGAAGATGGTGAAGAACACAATGTAGGAATAGACATAGTTACAGAAGATACTATTATCGCGATCGACGAAACAAAAGGTCGAATTATTATTTCTGAAGAAAAAGATAACTGGAAACCAATTGAATCTAACTTTTCTATCCCTTTACAAAGTCAGCTTACAAATGTCATATTAAAGGACCTTTTAGATTCGAACCATTGCGGTCTTACAACCTATAAAGAATCTAGCGCATTGCATTTGGCATTTCTTGAAGGATTAAACTTCTCCTTGAATGATAAGAATTACTACTTTTAG
- a CDS encoding acetyltransferase gives MSKNVIVIGYSGHAYVAIDTLISQGRNVIGYADLVEKEDNPFNLDFLGNEDDENVLSKLQDHDFFISMSNNKIRRHIYRKLDNAHGSLCNAIHESSVVSSSAELATGVMVSSNAVINALSSIGVGSICNTSSIVEHNCVVGDFSHVGPNATLCGSVRIGNGTFIGANSVIKEGVSIGNNVTIGAGTVVLKNIPDNVTVVGNPSHIIQK, from the coding sequence AAAATGTAATAGTAATTGGTTATTCAGGACACGCATATGTCGCTATTGATACCCTTATCTCGCAAGGCAGAAATGTAATTGGATATGCCGATTTAGTGGAAAAAGAAGACAACCCATTTAATCTCGATTTCTTAGGCAACGAGGATGACGAAAATGTTTTGAGCAAATTACAAGACCATGATTTCTTTATCTCTATGAGCAACAACAAAATAAGACGGCACATTTATAGGAAACTAGATAATGCTCATGGCTCACTTTGTAATGCAATTCATGAAAGCTCTGTCGTTTCTTCTTCTGCAGAATTAGCCACGGGTGTCATGGTTTCTTCAAATGCAGTTATTAATGCCTTAAGCTCTATTGGTGTTGGGTCTATTTGCAATACGTCATCAATTGTTGAACATAATTGTGTGGTAGGCGATTTTTCGCATGTAGGTCCAAATGCTACCTTATGTGGAAGTGTACGAATTGGGAATGGAACGTTTATAGGAGCCAATTCTGTTATCAAAGAGGGCGTAAGCATTGGTAATAACGTAACTATCGGTGCTGGAACTGTTGTATTGAAAAACATTCCAGACAATGTAACGGTGGTAGGTAATCCATCTCATATTATCCAGAAATAA